In Populus trichocarpa isolate Nisqually-1 chromosome 12, P.trichocarpa_v4.1, whole genome shotgun sequence, a genomic segment contains:
- the LOC7487131 gene encoding flavin-containing monooxygenase FMO GS-OX-like 9: MVSPLSLSKKVCVIGAGPSGLVAARELRKEGHNVVVLEQRYDVGGQWLYEPNVESEDPLGKKKFLQVHSSIYASLRLISPREIMGFTDFPFLVKKGRDTRRFPGHRELWLYLKDFCEHFGLREMIRFNTSVEYVRMLEYDEIGKDLKWMVKSRDKSSEEMAVEEVFDAVVVATGHYSHPRLPTIKGMDTWKRKQMHSHIYRVPEPFRNEVVVVVGNSLSGQDISMELVEVAKEVHLSAKSLNITEGLSKVISKHENLHLHPQIETLQEDGRVVFVDGSWLIADTILHCTGYSYTFPFLDTKGMVAVDDDRVGPLYEHTFPPALAPSLSFVGIPRKIIGFPFFEAQAKWIAQLLSGKRTLPSREEMMHSIEEFYRSRDAAAIPKHYTHDIGDFEYCDRYGDHIGFPHLEEWRKQLCLSALVNADANLEAYRDSWEDHELLQEALQSPHFTQLGAEDLTF; the protein is encoded by the exons ATGGTTTCTCCGCTGAGCCTATCAAAAAAAGTGTGCGTTATTGGTGCCGGACCATCGGGGCTAGTGGCCGCGAGGGAGTTGAGAAAAGAAGGTCACAATGTTGTGGTTTTAGAACAAAGATACGATGTTGGTGGTCAATGGTTATATGAGCCTAATGTAGAGAGTGAGGATCCGTTAGGTAAGAAAAAGTTTTTACAAGTGCATAGTAGTATTTATGCCTCTCTTAGGTTAATATCTCCTAGGGAGATCATGGGTTTCACTGATTTCCCATTTTTGGTCAAGAAAGGTAGAGACACTAGGAGGTTTCCTGGGCATAGGGAACTTTGGTTGTACCTTAAGGATTTTTGTGAGCACTTTGGTTTGAGGGAAATGATCAGGTTTAACACTAGTGTAGAATACGTACGGATGTTAGAGTATGATGAGATCGGGAAAGACTTGAAATGGATGGTGAAGAGCAGAGACAAAAGCAGCGAAGAAATGGCGGTGGAAGAGGTTTTTGATGCGGTTGTCGTGGCTACTGGTCACTACTCTCATCCTAGGTTGCCTACCATTAAAG GGATGGATACTTGGAAAAGGAAGCAAATGCATAGTCACATTTACAGGGTTCCAGAGCCGTTCCGCAATGAG gttgttgtggttgtgggaAATTCGCTAAGCGGACAGGATATATCAATGGAGCTTGTGGAAGTGGCCAAGGAAGTCCACCTTAGTGCCAAATCTCTTAATATTACAGAGGGTTTATCGAAAGTCATCTCTAAACACGAGAACTTGCATCTCCATCCACAG ATCGAGACTCTCCAAGAAGATGGTCGAGTTGTGTTTGTAGATGGCTCTTGGCTCATTGCCGACACTATCTTACACTGCACAGg GTATTCATACACATTCCCATTTCTTGACACCAAAGGGATGGTAGCTGTGGATGATGATAGAGTGGGACCCTTGTATGAGCACACCTTCCCTCCAGCGCTtgctccttctctttcttttgtagGCATACCCAGAAAG ATCATAGGGTTCCCTTTCTTTGAGGCCCAAGCAAAATGGATTGCTCAACTACTTTCAGGGAAAAGAACGTTGCCATCACGGGAGGAAATGATGCACTCCATTGAGGAATTCTATAGATCAAGGGATGCTGCTGCCATTCCAAAGCATTATACCCATGACATTGGAGATTTTGAG TACTGTGATAGATATGGCGATCATATTGGGTTCCCACACTTGGAAGAATGGAGAAAACAACTTTGCTTGTCGGCCTTGGTAAATGCTGATGCCAACTTGGAGGCGTACCGTGACTCGTGGGAGGATCATGAGCTGCTTCAAGAGGCTCTTCAAAGTCCTCATTTCACTCAACTTGGAGCTGAAGACCTCACATTTTAA